One Alphaproteobacteria bacterium DNA segment encodes these proteins:
- the recG gene encoding ATP-dependent DNA helicase RecG, translated as MTGRPFILDPLFQAVKTVPGVGPRMSKLLEKVAGPRVSDLYWHLPAGVIDRRFSPKLRDLIGVAEAVATVTIRIEGHFPPKRPGLPYRIKGTDGTGWIDLTFFHAQGDYLEVQFPVGEDRVVSGRIEHYNGLLQMPHPDYVTTPETANQIPAIEAVYPLTAGLTQKMSAKIMRAALAKIPVLDEWLDPAYQAREQMPRWHEAIQQAHNPADAEGISPEHPARRRLAYDELLANQLTMALMRVNQRQQKGRALAGDEALFQKALGAFPFDLTNSQKSAVAQIREDLQKPLRMHRLLQGDVGSGKTAVAFLAMIHAIGSGCQAAIMAPTEILARQHEKTVGALAAKIGLKVVTLTGRDKGKSRSAILEAIADGSAHIVIGTHALFQEDVVFKDLALVIIDEQHRFGVHQRLLLSEKGQTADMLVMTATPIPRTLTLTVYGDMEVSILSEKPAGRQPIDTRLVSDERIEEVLQGLQRKIETGDRIYWVCPLVEESEKLDLAAAEERFAMMSHRFKRVGLLHGRMKPAEKDAVMEKFAKGELDILVSTTVIEVGVDVPEATVMVIEHAERFGLAQLHQLRGRIGRGSGKSVCILLYNSKLSEIAKKRLSTIRDSEDGFFISEQDLKLRGAGEMLGTRQSGLPEFRLAHPEFHADLIQTAFDDARLMLDRDPQLLSERGLALRTLLYLFERDTAIKYLRSG; from the coding sequence GTGACGGGGCGGCCCTTTATCCTCGACCCGCTCTTTCAGGCCGTCAAAACCGTGCCGGGCGTGGGGCCACGCATGAGCAAGCTGCTGGAAAAGGTGGCGGGCCCCCGTGTCTCCGACCTGTACTGGCACCTGCCCGCCGGTGTCATCGACCGCCGTTTTTCGCCGAAACTGCGCGACCTGATCGGCGTGGCGGAGGCGGTGGCGACCGTCACCATCCGTATCGAGGGGCATTTCCCGCCCAAGCGCCCCGGCCTGCCCTATCGCATCAAGGGCACGGACGGCACGGGCTGGATCGACCTGACATTCTTCCATGCGCAGGGCGATTATCTGGAGGTGCAATTCCCCGTTGGCGAAGACCGCGTGGTGAGCGGCCGCATCGAGCATTACAACGGGTTGCTGCAAATGCCGCATCCCGATTACGTGACAACACCCGAAACCGCGAACCAAATCCCCGCCATCGAGGCCGTATATCCGCTGACCGCCGGACTGACCCAAAAAATGTCGGCCAAGATCATGCGCGCGGCTCTGGCGAAAATTCCCGTGCTGGATGAATGGCTGGACCCGGCCTATCAGGCGCGCGAACAAATGCCGCGCTGGCACGAAGCGATCCAGCAGGCGCATAACCCCGCCGATGCGGAAGGCATATCGCCGGAACACCCCGCGCGCCGCCGCCTTGCCTATGACGAATTGCTGGCGAACCAATTGACGATGGCGCTGATGCGGGTGAACCAGCGGCAGCAAAAGGGCCGCGCGCTGGCGGGGGACGAGGCGCTGTTCCAGAAGGCGCTCGGCGCATTTCCGTTCGATCTGACGAATTCGCAAAAATCCGCCGTCGCGCAAATCCGCGAAGACCTGCAAAAGCCCCTGCGTATGCACCGCCTGTTGCAGGGCGATGTGGGCAGCGGCAAGACGGCCGTCGCCTTCCTCGCCATGATCCACGCCATCGGCAGCGGATGTCAGGCCGCCATCATGGCACCCACCGAAATCCTTGCAAGGCAGCACGAAAAAACCGTCGGCGCGCTGGCGGCAAAAATCGGACTGAAGGTTGTGACGCTGACAGGCCGCGACAAGGGCAAGTCACGCAGCGCCATCCTTGAAGCGATTGCCGACGGGTCGGCACATATCGTGATCGGCACCCATGCGCTGTTTCAGGAAGATGTTGTTTTCAAGGATCTCGCCCTTGTCATCATCGACGAACAGCACAGGTTTGGCGTGCATCAACGCCTGCTGCTCAGCGAAAAAGGGCAGACCGCCGATATGCTGGTGATGACGGCAACGCCCATCCCGCGCACCCTCACCCTCACCGTCTATGGCGATATGGAGGTGAGCATATTGAGCGAGAAACCGGCAGGCCGCCAGCCCATCGACACAAGGCTGGTGTCGGACGAACGCATCGAGGAAGTGCTGCAGGGTTTGCAGCGCAAGATCGAAACGGGCGACCGCATTTACTGGGTCTGCCCGCTGGTCGAGGAATCGGAAAAGCTCGACCTTGCCGCCGCCGAAGAACGCTTTGCGATGATGAGCCACCGCTTCAAGCGCGTCGGCCTGCTGCACGGGCGCATGAAGCCCGCCGAAAAAGACGCGGTGATGGAAAAATTCGCCAAGGGCGAGCTCGATATCCTCGTCTCCACGACCGTCATCGAGGTCGGCGTGGATGTTCCGGAGGCGACCGTGATGGTGATCGAACATGCCGAACGCTTCGGCCTTGCCCAACTGCACCAGCTGCGCGGGCGCATCGGGCGCGGATCGGGAAAATCGGTCTGCATCCTGCTCTATAATTCCAAGCTCAGCGAGATCGCGAAAAAACGCCTTTCTACTATCCGCGACTCCGAAGACGGCTTTTTCATTTCCGAACAGGATTTGAAACTGCGCGGCGCGGGCGAGATGCTGGGCACGCGCCAGAGCGGACTGCCCGAATTCCGCCTCGCCCATCCCGAATTCCATGCCGACCTGATACAAACCGCGTTCGACGACGCGCGCCTGATGCTCGACCGCGACCCGCAATTGCTGTCGGAACGCGGGCTTGCGCTGCGCACCCTGCTTTATCTGTTCGAGCGGGACACGGCGATCAAGTATTTGCGGTCGGGATAA
- a CDS encoding amino acid permease, which yields MTSLFSAATFFRKKPANSESSGPALNRVLSAWDLTLLGVGAIIGTGIFVLTGVAAATQSGPAVVLSFVVSGIACAFAALAYAELSASVGGCGSAYGYSYAAFGEFIAWVIGWDLVLEYGVSVAAVANGWSGYLKRGLASMDMPLPEMLTKGPWATKGVEVNGVMTQVADGGIVNLPAVMIIMLLMVMLIVGVKQSARLNAAMVFIKLLTIGVFVYVAGKVVFMDVAKAKELWTPFMPFGWFGTGEDGKHFGILAGASLVFFAYVGFDAVSTAVEEARNPQKDVPIGILASLIFCTIIYIVVSGLLTGVVKYDTLNTSSPVADALSAIGFKAGAALVSAGVIAGLTTVMLVLYYGLTRIIFAMSRDGLLPLSLGEVNEKTRTPVRTTVICGVIMAVMAGFIPLGALAELTNIGTLAAFVLVCGGVIMLRVKQPNLPRPFKTPGGLAVPFLGVLSCGALICFLPPETHLRFVLWLVVGVLIYFAYGIRHSALNKAA from the coding sequence ATGACGTCGTTGTTCAGCGCGGCCACCTTTTTCCGCAAGAAACCCGCCAATTCCGAAAGCTCGGGCCCTGCGCTCAACCGCGTGCTGTCGGCATGGGACCTGACCCTGCTGGGCGTGGGCGCGATCATCGGCACGGGGATTTTCGTTTTGACGGGTGTCGCGGCGGCAACGCAGTCCGGCCCTGCGGTCGTCCTGTCCTTCGTCGTCTCCGGCATCGCCTGCGCCTTCGCCGCGCTCGCCTATGCCGAGCTTTCCGCCAGCGTCGGCGGTTGCGGTTCTGCCTACGGCTATTCCTATGCTGCCTTCGGCGAATTTATCGCCTGGGTGATCGGCTGGGATCTGGTGCTGGAATACGGCGTTTCGGTTGCGGCGGTCGCGAATGGCTGGTCGGGATACCTGAAACGCGGCCTTGCCTCGATGGATATGCCGCTGCCTGAAATGCTGACCAAAGGACCCTGGGCCACCAAGGGCGTCGAGGTGAACGGAGTCATGACACAGGTTGCCGATGGCGGTATCGTGAACCTGCCTGCCGTCATGATCATCATGCTGCTGATGGTCATGCTGATCGTGGGCGTGAAGCAAAGCGCGCGCCTGAACGCGGCGATGGTTTTCATCAAGCTGCTGACGATTGGCGTTTTCGTCTATGTGGCGGGCAAGGTCGTGTTCATGGACGTCGCCAAGGCGAAAGAACTCTGGACTCCCTTCATGCCCTTCGGCTGGTTCGGCACGGGCGAGGACGGCAAGCATTTCGGCATTCTGGCCGGTGCGTCGCTGGTGTTCTTCGCCTATGTCGGCTTCGATGCGGTTTCCACGGCGGTCGAGGAAGCGCGCAACCCGCAGAAAGACGTTCCTATCGGCATCCTTGCGTCGCTGATTTTCTGCACGATTATTTACATCGTCGTTTCCGGCCTGCTGACCGGTGTCGTGAAATACGACACGCTGAATACGTCGTCCCCCGTTGCCGATGCGTTGTCGGCGATCGGTTTCAAGGCGGGTGCGGCGCTGGTATCGGCGGGCGTTATCGCCGGCCTGACGACCGTTATGCTGGTGCTGTATTACGGCCTTACCCGCATTATCTTCGCCATGTCGCGTGACGGCCTGCTGCCCCTGTCGCTGGGCGAAGTAAACGAAAAGACCCGCACACCTGTCCGCACCACCGTTATCTGCGGCGTTATCATGGCGGTCATGGCGGGCTTTATCCCGCTCGGCGCGCTGGCGGAGCTGACGAATATCGGCACACTGGCAGCCTTCGTGCTCGTCTGCGGCGGGGTCATCATGCTGCGCGTGAAACAGCCGAACCTGCCGCGTCCGTTCAAAACTCCGGGCGGACTGGCTGTCCCTTTCCTAGGCGTTTTGTCCTGTGGTGCGCTGATCTGCTTCCTGCCGCCTGAAACGCATCTGCGTTTCGTGCTGTGGCTTGTGGTGGGGGTGCTGATCTATTTCGCCTACGGCATCCGTCACAGCGCGCTCAACAAAGCCGCCTAA
- a CDS encoding AI-2E family transporter: protein MAVLPTNPKDKAHIYQLVAGLTAVTLIIIGCLIILLPFFPAILLSTIFTLATWPAFEWILSRTKNRTVLASTLMTLLLAACFIAPLVIIGTSIAENYQKVYDGIMTFLQGDSSTTAASLASVKYIGPYLEKFWIMFSTDKARMMETLKEYARPTSAVLLRMGSTIGYGMLDITLGVIISYFFFRHGTHVAVRIRALSERFGGEYGNKLLTVTTNTLIGVVYGILGTALLQGVVAAIGFMIAGIPGATFLGLMTFFLSLVPMGPPLIWGPAALWLFSEGQTGMAIFLVLWGALVVGSIDNFMKPYFISRGSDLPLLLVLLGIMGGMVAFGFIGIFIGPTLLALAYAMIIEWSTTRSTVKTADLKTKNLPS, encoded by the coding sequence ATGGCCGTACTTCCCACGAACCCGAAAGACAAGGCGCATATCTACCAGCTGGTGGCGGGCCTGACCGCCGTCACGCTGATTATTATCGGCTGCCTGATCATCCTGCTGCCCTTCTTTCCGGCCATCCTGCTCTCCACCATTTTCACGCTCGCCACATGGCCAGCCTTTGAATGGATTTTGTCACGCACGAAAAACCGCACCGTGCTGGCCTCTACGCTCATGACTCTTCTGCTGGCCGCCTGCTTCATCGCGCCGCTGGTCATCATCGGCACCAGCATCGCGGAAAACTACCAGAAGGTTTATGACGGCATCATGACCTTCCTGCAGGGCGATTCCAGCACGACTGCCGCGTCCCTCGCCTCGGTCAAATATATCGGCCCTTACCTTGAAAAGTTCTGGATCATGTTCTCGACCGACAAGGCGCGCATGATGGAAACGCTGAAGGAATATGCGCGCCCCACTTCGGCCGTGCTGCTGCGCATGGGCTCCACCATCGGCTACGGCATGCTTGACATCACGCTGGGCGTTATCATTTCCTACTTCTTTTTCCGCCACGGCACGCATGTGGCCGTGCGCATCCGCGCATTGTCGGAGCGTTTTGGCGGCGAATACGGCAACAAATTGCTGACTGTCACCACCAACACGCTGATCGGCGTGGTTTACGGTATCCTTGGCACAGCGTTGCTGCAGGGCGTGGTCGCCGCAATCGGTTTCATGATCGCGGGCATCCCCGGCGCAACCTTCCTTGGCCTCATGACCTTCTTCCTGTCGCTGGTACCGATGGGCCCGCCGCTGATCTGGGGTCCGGCCGCGCTTTGGCTATTCTCCGAAGGGCAGACCGGCATGGCGATCTTCCTTGTGCTGTGGGGCGCGCTTGTCGTGGGTTCGATTGACAACTTCATGAAGCCCTATTTCATCAGCCGCGGATCGGATCTTCCCCTGCTGCTCGTCCTGCTGGGCATTATGGGCGGCATGGTGGCGTTCGGCTTCATCGGTATCTTCATCGGTCCGACGCTGCTGGCCTTGGCCTATGCGATGATCATCGAATGGTCAACCACGCGCAGCACCGTAAAAACAGCCGACCTGAAAACGAAAAACCTGCCTTCTTAG
- a CDS encoding 2-hydroxyacid dehydrogenase — MAQEVLVMGPIPAAQLEQLEKNYRIHKLWQAENPEAKLNEVRNNITGMVSTAFFGVTAKIIRALPNLEIISHFGVGYDSVDVKVAKEQGVIVTNTPDVLTDDTADIGIALTLAVFRRTVEGDIYVRSGQWIKKGPMPLGRSLRGKTMGIVGLGRIGQAIAKRAEAFGLNIIYHGPRDKKVSYPFVANLEEMAAKSDILMVACPYTADTHHLVDARVLKALGRDGVLVNIARGKIVDEKALIDALESGVIAGAGLDVFEKEPDVPSALCRLDNVVLQPHVGSATHETRGAMAQLVVDNLLLYFEKAEVLTPV; from the coding sequence ATGGCTCAAGAAGTTCTCGTGATGGGGCCTATTCCTGCCGCCCAGCTGGAGCAGTTGGAGAAAAATTACCGGATTCACAAGCTCTGGCAGGCCGAAAACCCCGAGGCGAAACTCAACGAAGTACGCAATAATATTACAGGAATGGTCAGCACCGCCTTTTTCGGCGTGACCGCCAAAATCATCCGCGCGCTGCCGAACCTGGAAATCATCAGCCATTTCGGGGTCGGCTATGACAGCGTCGATGTGAAGGTCGCCAAGGAGCAGGGGGTTATCGTCACCAACACCCCCGATGTGCTGACCGACGACACGGCCGATATCGGCATCGCCCTGACGCTGGCGGTGTTCCGCCGGACGGTCGAGGGCGACATATATGTCCGCAGCGGGCAATGGATCAAAAAAGGGCCGATGCCGCTGGGCAGGTCGCTGCGCGGCAAGACGATGGGGATTGTCGGGCTGGGGCGCATCGGGCAGGCGATTGCCAAACGCGCCGAAGCCTTTGGCCTCAACATCATCTATCACGGTCCGCGCGACAAAAAGGTATCCTATCCCTTTGTCGCGAACCTCGAAGAAATGGCGGCGAAATCCGACATATTAATGGTTGCCTGCCCCTATACGGCGGATACGCATCATCTGGTCGATGCCAGGGTTTTGAAGGCGCTGGGGCGTGACGGCGTGCTGGTCAATATCGCGCGCGGCAAAATCGTGGATGAAAAGGCGCTGATCGACGCGCTGGAGTCGGGGGTCATCGCGGGTGCCGGCCTCGATGTCTTTGAAAAAGAACCGGATGTGCCAAGCGCGCTGTGCAGACTCGATAACGTCGTGCTGCAGCCCCATGTGGGCAGCGCCACCCATGAAACACGCGGCGCGATGGCGCAGCTGGTGGTGGATAACCTGCTTTTGTACTTTGAAAAGGCTGAGGTTTTGACGCCGGTCTAA
- the miaB gene encoding tRNA (N6-isopentenyl adenosine(37)-C2)-methylthiotransferase MiaB, which produces MSKKLYIKTWGCQMNVYDSQKMADVLAPLGYAPVDAPEGADLMILNTCHIREKATEKVFSDLGRLRDHKEEKAEKGEKALIAVAGCVAQAEGPVILQRAKYVDMVFGPQTYHRLPEMILSANGGERVVNTDFPVESKFDNLPAATSQGPSAMLSVQEGCDKFCTFCVVPYTRGAEYSRPVQQILDEAKKSVEQGAKEVMLLGQNVNAFHGEGEGGSWDLARLIDALAQINGLERIRYMTSHPSDMNDALIDAHGSIAKLMPFLHLPVQSGSDRILELMNRKHTAAQYLDIITRVKKVRPDIALSSDFIVGFPGETEEDHAATVEMVKQVGFASCYSFKYSPRPGTPGAVMGGIVPEAVKDTRLHELQAILFAQQSEFNQRSVGKTMQVLFDRKGDKDGQLLGKSPWNQSVYVTAPERLYGGMVDVTIEKAFQNGMAGTIATTETTTKTPSQKKEAA; this is translated from the coding sequence ATGAGCAAAAAGCTCTACATAAAGACCTGGGGTTGTCAGATGAATGTCTATGACAGCCAAAAAATGGCCGATGTTCTGGCCCCCCTCGGCTATGCGCCGGTGGACGCGCCCGAAGGCGCCGACCTGATGATCCTCAATACCTGCCATATCCGCGAAAAGGCGACCGAAAAGGTGTTCTCCGACCTCGGCCGTTTGCGCGACCATAAGGAAGAAAAAGCCGAAAAAGGCGAAAAAGCGCTGATCGCCGTCGCCGGCTGCGTGGCGCAGGCCGAAGGCCCGGTCATCCTGCAGCGCGCAAAATACGTCGATATGGTGTTCGGCCCGCAGACTTATCACCGCCTGCCCGAAATGATCCTGAGCGCGAATGGCGGGGAGCGCGTGGTGAACACCGATTTCCCCGTTGAATCGAAATTCGACAACCTGCCAGCCGCAACGTCGCAAGGCCCCTCCGCCATGCTGTCGGTGCAGGAAGGCTGCGACAAGTTCTGCACTTTCTGTGTCGTGCCCTATACCCGCGGCGCGGAATATTCCCGTCCCGTGCAGCAGATTCTGGACGAAGCAAAAAAATCCGTCGAACAGGGCGCAAAAGAAGTCATGCTACTCGGCCAGAACGTCAACGCGTTCCACGGCGAAGGCGAAGGCGGATCATGGGATCTTGCCCGCCTGATCGATGCGCTGGCGCAGATCAACGGCCTCGAGCGTATCCGCTACATGACCTCGCATCCCAGCGACATGAATGACGCGCTGATCGACGCGCATGGCAGCATCGCAAAGCTGATGCCCTTCCTGCATCTGCCGGTGCAAAGCGGTTCCGACCGCATCCTTGAATTGATGAACCGCAAGCACACCGCCGCGCAGTACCTCGACATCATCACACGCGTGAAAAAGGTACGCCCCGATATCGCTCTGTCGTCGGATTTCATCGTCGGCTTCCCGGGCGAAACCGAAGAAGACCATGCGGCGACGGTCGAAATGGTGAAACAGGTCGGTTTTGCGTCCTGCTATTCGTTCAAATACAGCCCCCGCCCCGGCACCCCCGGCGCAGTCATGGGCGGCATCGTTCCCGAAGCTGTGAAGGACACGCGCCTGCATGAACTGCAGGCGATTTTGTTTGCGCAGCAATCCGAATTCAACCAGCGCAGCGTCGGCAAAACGATGCAGGTGCTGTTCGACCGCAAGGGCGACAAGGACGGCCAACTCCTCGGCAAATCGCCGTGGAACCAGTCGGTCTATGTGACCGCGCCGGAACGCCTGTATGGCGGGATGGTCGATGTAACCATTGAGAAGGCCTTCCAGAACGGGATGGCCGGTACTATCGCGACGACTGAAACAACAACAAAAACCCCTAGCCAGAAGAAGGAAGCAGCATGA
- a CDS encoding PhoH family protein, which translates to MSNPHHKHPQSKPEGALHTIKLDSPSDVTLARILYRQDRGHLHQYFGQKFNVQFDVNYNPDTVAFYGSEENATRVRKAFDMLSGQVESRAHIDKDAISKIAAQLNPNAGLSAASPAAAAFKAANQNKPSSPKHEGGSAGAAFQALNPAQENLAKLIAENDLIFALGPAGTGKTHVAVVKGIEALKNGDVKKLLLARPAAEAGEKIGYLPGDANAKLAPYMRPIYDELDKAFGPGKYKGMMENGVIEIVPIGYMRGRTFDEAFIIVDESQNLTREQTKMAITRIGKGSKMVMTGDPQQIDLRDKNDSGLMWASQIMEGKTGAATQVFEQTHVVRSEIVQTFVAAVDEFEGLDKPKYDAPGATPSPAKGQTNQPPKPGQW; encoded by the coding sequence ATGAGCAACCCCCATCACAAGCATCCGCAATCCAAACCGGAAGGCGCACTGCATACCATCAAGCTTGACTCCCCGAGCGATGTCACTCTCGCCCGCATCCTGTACCGTCAGGACCGCGGCCACCTGCACCAATATTTCGGCCAGAAGTTCAACGTCCAGTTCGACGTGAACTACAACCCCGACACCGTCGCCTTCTACGGCAGCGAAGAAAACGCGACCCGCGTGAGAAAAGCCTTCGACATGCTGTCGGGCCAGGTTGAATCCCGCGCGCATATCGACAAGGACGCGATCAGCAAGATCGCAGCGCAGCTGAACCCCAATGCAGGCCTTTCCGCCGCATCCCCCGCTGCCGCAGCCTTCAAGGCCGCGAACCAGAACAAGCCGTCCTCGCCCAAGCACGAAGGCGGATCTGCAGGCGCGGCATTCCAGGCGCTGAACCCCGCGCAGGAAAACCTTGCGAAGCTGATCGCCGAAAACGACCTGATTTTCGCGCTCGGGCCTGCCGGTACAGGTAAAACCCACGTGGCGGTCGTGAAGGGCATCGAAGCCCTGAAAAACGGCGACGTGAAGAAACTGCTGCTCGCACGCCCTGCGGCTGAAGCCGGCGAGAAAATCGGCTACCTGCCCGGCGACGCGAACGCGAAACTCGCCCCCTACATGCGCCCCATCTATGACGAGCTGGACAAAGCATTCGGTCCCGGCAAATACAAGGGCATGATGGAAAACGGTGTCATCGAGATCGTGCCGATCGGCTACATGCGCGGCCGTACCTTCGACGAAGCCTTCATCATCGTCGATGAATCCCAGAACCTGACCCGCGAGCAGACCAAGATGGCCATTACCCGTATCGGTAAAGGCTCGAAAATGGTCATGACCGGCGACCCCCAGCAGATCGACCTGCGCGACAAGAATGACTCCGGCCTGATGTGGGCTTCGCAGATCATGGAAGGCAAAACCGGCGCAGCGACGCAGGTGTTCGAGCAGACGCACGTCGTCCGTTCGGAAATCGTGCAGACGTTTGTGGCGGCGGTCGATGAATTCGAAGGCCTCGACAAGCCGAAATACGATGCCCCCGGCGCAACGCCCTCACCGGCAAAAGGCCAAACAAATCAACCGCCTAAGCCCGGCCAGTGGTAA